The following proteins are encoded in a genomic region of Brachypodium distachyon strain Bd21 chromosome 1, Brachypodium_distachyon_v3.0, whole genome shotgun sequence:
- the LOC100828057 gene encoding vacuolar-sorting receptor 1 yields MGGGRRFSPPPPAVGWRQRNRAPAVVLIVALVMMAESAAARFVVEKNSLRVTSPAALRGVYECAIGNFGMPQYGGTMHGVVVYPKANAKACADFRDSAGLNFSPKPGGLPVFLLVDRGECYFTTKGWNAQTAGAAAVLVADDRVEPLITMDTPESSGKEHLENISVPSALVSKRLGDDLKNALQNGDMVNVLLDWRESLPHPDERVEYEFWTNSNDECGAKCDMQMNFVRSFRGIAQVLEQRGYTQFAPHYITWYCPEAFILSKQCRSQCINHGRYCAPDPEQDFSIGYDGRDVVVQNLIQICLFKVANETRKPWLWWDYVHDFAIRCPMKDKKYTRDCANGVIKSLGLDIDKINKCVGNPEADEENPVLKAEQDAQIGHGSRGDVTILPTFVVNNRQYRGKLDKRAVLRAICSGFEETTEPDICLAQDIQTNQCLEHNGGCWLDSSNNFTACKDTFRGRVCECPVVNGVKFVGDGYTHCEASGVGRCQINNGGCWKETRNGKSVSACSNEETKGCKCPPGFKGDGIHSCEDVDECKEKLFCQCKGCNCENTWGSYECGCGGNNMLYMREHDTCISKVASSSVGQGFLWVIFFGLAFAGVGAYAVYKYRLRSYMDSEIRAIMAQYMPLENHEMSSIPQRPVEHADI; encoded by the exons ATGGGAGGCGGTCGGAGgttttcgccgccgccgccggcggtgggaTGGCGGCAGCGGAACAGGGCGCCAGCGGTGGTTCTGATCGTGGCGTTGGTGATGATGgcggagtcggcggcggcgaggttcGTGGTGGAGAAGAACAGCCTGCGGGTGACCTCGCCCGCGGCGCTGCGGGGCGTGTACGAGTGCGCCATCGGCAACTTCGGGATGCCGCAGTACGGGGGCACCATGCACGGGGTGGTCGTCTACCCAAAGGCCAACGCCAAGGCCTGCGCCGACTTCCGCGACTCCGCCGGCCTCAACTTCAGCCCCAAGCCCGGCGGCCtccccgtcttcctcctcgtcgatCGCGGAG AGTGCTACTTCACAACTAAAGGATGGAACGCGCAAACTGCTGGAGCTGCTGCGGTTCTTGTAGCCGATGACAGAGTGGAACCCTTGATCACAATGGACACTCCAGAGTCTAGTGGCAAAGAGCACCTAGAGAACATCAGTGTCCCTTCAGCACTAGTATCCAAGAGACTAGGGGACGATCTTAAGAACGCACTGCAAAACGGGGATATGGTAAATGTGCTTCTGGACTGGAGGGAGTCTCTCCCGCACCCGGACGAGCGTGTCGAGTACGAATTCTGGACGAACAGCAATGACGAATGTGGTGCCAAATGTGACATGCAGATGAATTTCGTAAGGAGTTTCAGAGGGATAGCGCAGGTTCTTGAGCAAAGGGGTTACACCCAGTTTGCACCTCATTATATTACGTGGTACTGTCCGGAAGCTTTCATCCTCAGCAAGCAGTGCAGGTCGCAGTGCATAAATCATGGGAGGTACTGCGCCCCAGATCCAGAGCAGGACTTCAGCATTGGATATGATGGAAGAGATGTGGTGGTTCAGAACCTGATTCAGATTTGCTTGTTCAAGGTCGCTAACGAAACCCGCAAACCGTGGTTGTGGTGGGATTATGTGCATGACTTTGCGATCAGGTGCCCGATGAAGGATAAGAAATACACGCGTGATTGCGCTAATGGTGTTATTAAGTCACTTG GATTAGACATTGACAAGATTAATAAATGTGTGGGAAACCCTGAAGCCGATGAAGAGAATCCAGTGCTCAAAGCAGAACAAGATGCTCAA ATTGGTCATGGTTCTCGAGGGGATGTTACTATACTACCGACTTTTGTCGTCAATAACAGACAATATAGAG GAAAGCTGGATAAAAGAGCCGTGCTAAGAGCAATATGCTCGGGATTTGAGGAGACAACCGAACCTGATATTTGTTTGGCTCAAG ATATacaaacaaatcaatgttTGGAACACAACGGAGGTTGCTGGCTGGATAGTTCCAATAATTTTACTGCATGCAAG GATACCTTCCGTGGGAGAGTTTGTGAATGCCCTGTTGTCAATGGTGTAAAGTTTGTTGGTGACGGGTACACCCACTGTGAAG CTTCTGGTGTTGGCAGATGCCAAATCAACAACGGAGGCTGCTGGAAGGAAACCAGGAACGGGAAGTCTGTCTCTGCCTGCTCA AATGAAGAGACTAAAGGTTGCAAATGCCCACCGGGTTTCAAGGGTGATGGAATACACAGTTGTGAAG ATGTTGATGAATGCAAAGAGAAACTTTTCTGCCAGTGCAAGGGCTGCAACTGTGAGAACACATGGGGAAGCTACGAGTGTGGCTGTGGTGGTAACAATATGTTATACATGAGAGAGCATGACACCTGTATCA GCAAAGTTGCCAGTTCGTCGGTGGGCCAGGGCTTCCTCTGGGTTATCTTCTTCGGCCTCGCTTTCGCAGGAGTTGGCGCATATGCTGTTTACAAGTATCGGCTACGG AGTTACATGGATTCAGAGATCCGTGCCATCATGGCCCAGTACATGCCACTGGAGAACCACGAGATGTCGTCGATTCCGCAACGGCCCGTGGAGCACGCCGATATCTGA
- the LOC100828664 gene encoding B3 domain-containing protein Os07g0679700, giving the protein MAMAAVPAKRCMNTACGAAAPGVGGAAGEWRKGWPLRSGGFAVLCDKCGLAYEQLVFCDIFHPQESGWRDCSFCGKRLHCGCAASKIFYGLLDSGGVQCMNCMQNSRPQPVSCQVAPKLFLSPNNQRLFGKSDELLPGRPLESPPLMLDSRNDDIAIVAKSNHPFMVKNIEPGQSSNIFRQKEIENGARQIKWEQPTLSIGDMGRMPFLIKAQSTLESPQSQCTPRDDIRDPTADSTTSESLSEACLSMSLAITNNGNKTEATSTMERPSLSPTTLFSDGRELATSLSPFQHAQRARHYLTRPPRVAEGAAFDPMKDGFPHLRVARPPAEGRGRNQLLPRYWPRITDQELQQISGDSNSTIVPLFEKVLSASDAGRIGRLVLPKACAEAYFPPISQPEGRPLTIQDSKGKEWHFQFRFWPNNNSRMYVLEGVTPCIQSLQLQAGDTVTFSRIEPGGKLVMGFRKATNTVSLPDSQISAIANGSLLGDTFFSSPSENLSIVSGYSGFLQSMKGATDHHPSSLFDHHANSADGDVSWLKTDRFGGRSDEGSLQFLQRRSRNIGSKSRRLLMDAEDALELKLSWEEAQELLRPAPSAKPTVVMIEDYEFEEYDEPPVFAKRSIFTRRSTGEQDQWIQCDDCSKWRRLPLNVIIASKWTCPDNTWDPKSCSCSTPQELATKDLHSILQQYEDIRRRKSSYFLKQNIPEMDASSFDALAAATVFGEVGNQGASSVATTTKHPRHRPGCTCIVCIQPPSGKGPKHNPACTCNVCMTVRRRFKTLMMRKKQRQSEREEAEASKKITWMSRDEPEGSSLSRSPQTLDPARDGDVTMLDKVDMNKGHIDLNFHPASRDEVSMVGLLEVASRPLESYMKQNGLVSLAGEQASSSTQPPMVLPQAAPVGSEEQTPDEARVMSVVEEREREPTDSMAIDEAAGENYGIAATDNAATA; this is encoded by the exons atggcgatggcggcggtgccggccaAGAGGTGCATGAACACGGcgtgcggcgcggcggcgccaggGGTTGgtggggcggcgggggagtGGAGGAAGGGCTGGCCGCTGCGATCCGGCGGCTTCGCCGTGCTCTGCGACAAGTGCGG GTTGGCATACGAGCAGCTTGTCTTCTGTGATATATTTCACCCACAGGAATCTGGCTGGAGGGATTGCTCATTTTGTGGGAAG CGTCTCCATTGCGGATGTGCTGCTTCGAAGATTTTTTATGGTCTACTTGACAGTGGAGGAGTCCAGTGCATGAATTGCATGCAGAATTCTAGACCTCAACCC GTTTCATGTCAAGTGGCTCCGAAGCTTTTTTTATCTCCAAATAACCAGAGACTCTTTGGTAAAAGCGATGAATTATTGCCTGGTAGACCGCTGGAGTCACCGCCCCTTATGCTGGATTCCAGAAATGATGATATTGCTATTGTTGCTAAGAGCAATCATCCATTCATGGTAAAAAACATAGAACCTGGGCAAAGCAGTAACATTTTTAGgcaaaaagaaatagaaaatggCGCGAGGCAGATTAAATGGGAACAGCCAACCCTTAGTATTGGGGACATGGGAAGGATGCCTTTCTTAATTAAGGCTCAAAGTACATTAGAGTCTCCCCAATCCCAATGTACTCCAAGAGATGATATTAGAGATCCAACAGCAGATAGCACAACAAGTGAATCACTATCCGAGGCATGTCTCAGCATGAGCTTGGCCATTACTAATAACGGAAACAAGACGGAGGCTACTTCAACAATGGAAAGACCTTCACTATCACCAACGACTCTGTTTTCTGATGGAAGAGAACTTGCAACTTCATTATCTCCATTTCAGCATGCACAAAGGGCTCGACATTATCTGACCAGACCACCAAGAGTTGCTGAAGGTGCTGCTTTTGATCCAATGAAAGATGGTTTTCCACATCTTCGCGTTGCGAGACCACCTGCTGAGGGAAGGGGCCGCAACCAATTACTTCCTCGGTATTGGCCAAGAATAACAGACCAAGAGCTGCAGCAAATTTCTGGAGA TTCAAATTCCACCATTGTTCCGCTGTTTGAGAAGGTTCTAAGCGCTAGTGATGCAGGCCGCATAGGACGCCTTGTTCTCCCAAAAGCCTGTGCTGAG GCATATTTTCCACCAATCTCTCAGCCAGAAGGTCGTCCTTTGACAATTCAAGATTCAAAAGGCAAAGAATGGCACTTTCAGTTTAGATTTTGGCCAAATAACAACAGCAGAATGTATGTCTTGGAGGGTGTTACACCATGCATACAGTCCTTGCAACTACAAGCTGGTGATACAG TAACTTTCAGTCGGATAGAGCCTGGAGGGAAACTTGTTATGGGCTTCCGGAAGGCGACAAACACTGTCAGTTTGCCA GACTCACAGATTTCAGCGATTGCAAATGGTTCTCTTCTAGGTGATACATTCTTTTCTAGTCCTAGTGAGAACCTATCAATAGTAAGTGGTTACTCAGGATTTCTTCAGTCAATGAAGGGAGCTACAGATCATCATCCAAGCTCTCTATTTGATCATCATGCGAACTCAGCTGATGGGGACGTTAGTTGGCTTAAGACAGATAGATTTGGTGGTAGGTCAGATGAGGGGTCTTTGCAGTTCTTGCAAAGAAGAAGCCGCAATATTGGTTCAAAAAGCAGGAGGCTTTTAATGGACGCTGAAGATGCTCTAGAACTAAAGCTTTCCTGGGAGGAGGCTCAGGAGTTGTTACGTCCTGCTCCATCTGCAAAACCAACAGTTGTGATGATTGAGGACTATGAATTTGAAGAATATGAT GAACCTCCTGTCTTTGCAAAGAGATCAATTTTCACCCGGCGTTCTACTGG GGAACAAGATCAATGGATTCAATGTGATGATTGCTCAAAATGGCGAAGGCTGCCTCTTAAtgttattattgcctctaagTGGACATGTCCTGACAACACATGGGATCCAAAAAG CTGTTCCTGCTCGACACCTCAAGAATTGGCAACCAAGGATTTGCATAGTATTCTCCAGCAGTACGAAG ATATCAGGAGGCGCAAGAGCAGCTATTTTTTGAAGCAGAACATCCCTGAAATGGATGCATCGAGCTTTGATGCCTTGGCCGCAGCCACAGTCTTTGGTGAGGTCGGGAACCAAGGTGCTTCTTCAGTTGCAACAACTACCAAGCATCCCCGGCACCGCCCCGGTTGCACTTGCATAGTGTGTATTCAGCCACCCAGCGGCAAGGGCCCGAAGCACAACCCGGCATGCACTTGCAATGTCTGCATGACCGTCAGGCGCCGTTTCAAGACActgatgatgaggaagaagcagCGGCAATCCGAGCGGGAGGAAGCCGAGGCTAGCAAAAAGATCACTTGGATGAGCAGAGATGAACCTGAGGGAAGCAGCCTGTCACGGTCCCCCCAGACACTGGACCCTGCTCGAGACGGCGATGTGACCATGCTCGACAAGGTCGACATGAACAAGGGCCACATAGACCTCAACTTCCACCCCGCCAGCCGCGACGAGGTGAGCATGGTCGGCCTCCTTGAGGTCGCGAGCCGCCCCCTGGAGAGCTACATGAAGCAGAACGGCCTTGTGAGCCTGGCGGGGGAGCAAGCGAGCTCCAGCACCCAGCCCCCCATGGTCCTGCCTCAAGCTGCTCCGGTGGGGAGTGAGGAGCAAACCCCCGACGAGGCGCGTGTCATGTCAGTGGTGGAGGAGCGGGAGAGAGAACCTACGGACAGCATGGCCATCGACGAGGCAGCCGGCGAGAACTATGGAATTGCTGCCACTGACAATGCTGCGACCGCCTGA
- the LOC106865868 gene encoding uncharacterized protein LOC106865868 codes for MAFFASSMQENTQPPSPFCFPAPPPQSNEALRRCLVGRGGEDDVPGRSMSMEVTKSSSSGPAISARSSECWRKATCPPQIWRGGGEEGGGGDPPPRGNGGGASGCCGSALAATASAARLAGAGRHRHLLCGRAANINQQCVATGNSILKFMERKQKA; via the exons ATGGCCTTCTTCGCCTCCAGCATGCAAGAGAACACCCAGCCGCCGTCCCCCTTCTGCttcccagcgccgccgccccagtcGAACGAGGCGCTGCGGCGGTGTTTGgtggggcgcggcggcgaggacgacgtTCCCGGGCGGTCCATGTccatggaggtgacgaagAGTTCGTCCTCGGGGCCGGCAATCTCGGCCAGGTCGTCGGAATGCTGGCGGAAGGCCACCTGCCCACCTCAGATCTGGCGCGGCGGTGGTGaggagggtggtggtggtgacccCCCGCCGCGGGGTAATGGTGGTGGCGCTTCAGGTTGTTGCGGTTCCGCCCTGGCGGCGACGGCTTCGGCGGCTCGCCTCGCCGGGGCTGGGCGGCATCGCCATTTGCTTTGCGGCCGCGCAG CAAACATAAATCAGCAATGTGTGGCAACTGGCAACAGCATACTAAAATTTATGGAAAGGAAGCAGAAGGCCTGA